A stretch of the bacterium genome encodes the following:
- a CDS encoding lysylphosphatidylglycerol synthase domain-containing protein, giving the protein MASKGTTNSKIRPAIKNIIATFVIIVITYFMANQLYRGWKDIPFASLHINYIWLIVSYLGLFATFCCSIKAWQIILKGLGTKMSFTKSWWVITGSFLAKYIPGHVWAVGGRMILCKAEGIPEKISGTAMVIEMMVLLLGSLLAAIICIPFLLLKGIPSWVWLLTIPTGLLMALLFSPMVIVLLRWVAKVFLKREVALSVDYAKIRMASVIYLFSAIIQGTAFYLLIRTVYPISIIYLPGVIGLYNGAWAVGFLSLITPSGLGVREGALVFLLKYYIPVPLAVIISILARLWFIVFEVVVAFIGLTFRKQ; this is encoded by the coding sequence ATGGCGAGTAAGGGAACGACTAATTCAAAAATCAGACCCGCAATAAAAAATATAATAGCGACTTTTGTCATCATAGTCATCACATATTTTATGGCTAACCAGCTTTACCGGGGTTGGAAGGACATACCCTTTGCCAGTTTGCATATCAACTATATCTGGTTAATTGTCTCCTACCTTGGCCTGTTTGCCACGTTCTGTTGTTCCATAAAAGCCTGGCAGATAATTTTAAAAGGCCTTGGCACCAAGATGAGCTTTACGAAATCATGGTGGGTGATCACCGGGTCGTTTTTAGCAAAATACATACCCGGACATGTTTGGGCGGTAGGAGGCCGGATGATCCTGTGCAAAGCTGAGGGGATACCGGAAAAGATAAGCGGAACCGCCATGGTAATTGAAATGATGGTACTTTTACTGGGTTCTCTTTTAGCGGCTATCATTTGCATTCCATTCTTACTGCTGAAAGGTATTCCTTCATGGGTTTGGCTGTTGACCATACCGACAGGGTTGCTGATGGCATTGTTGTTCTCCCCTATGGTGATCGTCCTATTACGCTGGGTGGCCAAAGTGTTCTTAAAAAGGGAAGTGGCGCTTTCAGTTGATTATGCAAAAATCAGGATGGCATCGGTCATTTATCTTTTCTCGGCAATTATCCAAGGAACGGCATTTTACCTTTTGATCAGGACCGTATATCCCATAAGTATCATATATTTGCCAGGGGTCATAGGTCTATATAATGGTGCTTGGGCGGTTGGCTTTTTAAGTTTGATCACTCCGAGCGGACTGGGGGTCCGGGAAGGGGCCTTGGTATTTTTACTGAAATACTATATCCCGGTACCCTTGGCGGTCATTATTTCAATATTGGCAAGACTCTGGTTCATTGTTTTCGAAGTAGTGGTGGCTTTTATCGGGTTAACATTTAGAAAACAATAA